Below is a genomic region from Actinomycetota bacterium.
TCGTGCGAGGTCGGTGGCCAGGTCGCCGAACAGGTTGAAGGCCAGCGTCGGCGACCACAGCAGGTCGGCCCATAGCCGCTGGTGGTCGAAGCTCTGGTGCCGCTCGGCCACCGCCGCTCGGGCCTTCGCGGCTGCGAACGCCGCGGGGGTCAGGAAGTTCGCACCCGTCTCGACGGCGTAGTCGAAGGCGAGCCGGCTCCCGACCGGCCGCACCGCTCGCCCGGCCGCCGGCGGCTTGATCGGCTGCGACCCGATCGGATGCCCCTTCGCCTCCCGCCAGCGCGCCTGGTGCAACCGCGCCGCCCGCCGGAACGCCGTGACGTCCGGCCGCCCGGGAGCGTTGTCATCCTCCTCCCAGCAGGACGCCGCCTCCAGCTTCCGGCGGCTCGGCCCCTCCCGCATTCCCGGCATGGTAGGGGTCCCCGTTGACGGTCGGGCTGGAGGATTCAAACCTCTGCGCGGCCTTGTCAGCCGTGGGTGACCTCGAAGAGTTGCCAGTTGTCGGGAACAATGCACGGGGTGCGACCGCCTCGATCGTGGCGTCTCCTCGGCGTTCCTGTGGCCACAGTTCTCGCTTTGACCGCGTGCAGCTCCGGGACCGCGTCACGTTCCCGTGCTCCGGCGGCACCAGCGAATCGACGCCAGAACATCTGGCGGACGCCCTCGTCGTCGATCAACCCGACAGCATTGCCGTTGCGCGATCAGCACTACGTGACGGATGCGCCGAAGAAGGGCTACGTCTTCAGCTGCGATCCCAGGATGTTCCAGCAGACCAATGCCCCGGGGGCCCAACGGGACGGGCCGTGGATCGACAAGGCGGCAGGTACGTACGACGTCACGAAGAAGCCTGTCTTCCGGGGGCACGTCTACAACCGCGACGCGGTGTTCACGATCACGACGACGTCGGACCAACGTGCGATCAAGGGCAACGGCCTTGCGCTCGGCGTGCCCACCGGCATCTTCCCAGTCGAACCTGGCGATCCGGCCTACAAATACGATCGGAACCCGAATCGCATCACGGCCCAGAACATCTCCTTCTCGATTCCACGCAATCCCACACCGGCAGCATCGGCCGCGTGTATCTACAAGGAGGTTGGGATCACGCTCGACGGAGTGCAAGAGCACGGGCCTCTCGACTCCACCGGCCGCGATGAGCTCGCACACGAGATTCAGGACGCCTGCACGGGTGGACCGCAACCCGGCGGTGGGTATCACCGTCACGCGCTCTCGGAATGCACTCCTCATATCGATCTGCGGAACGCGCTCGTCGGCTATGCGCTCGACGGCTTCGGCATCTTCAGCCCCTATGACCAGAACGGGAAAGAGCTGACGACCAGAGATCTCGACGCCTGCCACGGCAAGACTTCGAAGATCTCGTGGGAAGGGAAGACCGTCAGCATGTATCACTACGTGATGACGCGAGACTTTCCCTACACGGTCGCATGCTTTCGCGGGACGCCGACGAGGAACGCCTTCCCGGCCCTTCCCGGCGCTCCTCCGCAACACTGAACAGCACGCGCCGTCCGTTCTCAGTTTCGTCGTGGGGACCGCGTCGTGAGCCCCAACCCTCTATCGCCTGCCGGCTCGGTGGCGCTGTACGAAGAGGATCGCGATTCCCAGCACCACGCCCACGGCCAGCACGACCCAGACAAAGGCCACGTAGACCGCATGCTCAACTGCCATGGGTCCGAGGGTACGGGGAGGGGCGTTGCCTTCGTGCGGACCCCCGGACGGCCCTACCGGGTGCCGCCCGACCTCAATCGCGCATCCGGTGCAGCACGCGCACGACGAGACCGATCGTCACGCCGATGGCGAGCACTCCCCAGATCAAACTGTTTGCCGCGTGCCCGGCCGCAGCCATCACAGATGGCCTACCCCGGTGCAGGGGGAAGTCAATCCCGACAGCGACAGATCGTCTCAACATCCGCGTCGCTGGCCTGCTCGGTCAGGCGTGGCGCGGAGAAGTGCGCAGATCGCCGGTCCGTGCGCGCTCTCGAGTCTTCGCCCGTTTGTTCTGGCGCTTCGTGCTGTGCAACTGCGGATCGGCGTACGGAGCACGCCGGCCGGACGACCTTTCTCGTCCTCTACGTGTACGCCGTCTGGGACTCGTCGTCCTTACCGTGGACGTCGGGCGAAGCTGCGTTGCCGACTGCATCGGCTTCCGCGGTCCGCTTGATTGCCTCGAGCGTACGGCGCAGGTGCGGACGCATGTCCATGTGGTGCGGCAGCATCCGTCGGTAGACGGCGAGCAGTAGCCGTGGCGGCAGCTTGACCACCTCGTAGGACTCGGTGACGTTGGTTCCGTCACGAGCGGGCTCGA
It encodes:
- a CDS encoding YHYH protein, producing the protein MSGTMHGVRPPRSWRLLGVPVATVLALTACSSGTASRSRAPAAPANRRQNIWRTPSSSINPTALPLRDQHYVTDAPKKGYVFSCDPRMFQQTNAPGAQRDGPWIDKAAGTYDVTKKPVFRGHVYNRDAVFTITTTSDQRAIKGNGLALGVPTGIFPVEPGDPAYKYDRNPNRITAQNISFSIPRNPTPAASAACIYKEVGITLDGVQEHGPLDSTGRDELAHEIQDACTGGPQPGGGYHRHALSECTPHIDLRNALVGYALDGFGIFSPYDQNGKELTTRDLDACHGKTSKISWEGKTVSMYHYVMTRDFPYTVACFRGTPTRNAFPALPGAPPQH